A portion of the Punica granatum isolate Tunisia-2019 chromosome 7, ASM765513v2, whole genome shotgun sequence genome contains these proteins:
- the LOC116213951 gene encoding uncharacterized protein LOC116213951, protein MDDGEGAYGEVGDQVDHFHRNEAISAVADEGFLGDEDDDYEDLYNDVNVGENFLQSMRKNEDAGLRIEPVEERKNEQPLLPPAADARAPPPRSIAVGESSVGGDSGYPIDGVRGAAVKGPGGSGPVMAGGGGMRVELTQQRPNKVNEMEERSANNSIPSGLQGLAPQSNGVAGANPGNVGPVGGMGNDGLPSQSGIRNMNPVGGNGVVNAGGSSGAVAVSGSGAGAGGGGGTMLFVGDLHWWTTDAELEAELCRYGQVKEVKFFEEKASGKSKGYCQVEFFNPAAATTCKEGMNGHVFNGKPCVVAFASPYSIKRMGEAQMNRNQQMSQSAVAGQGRRGPNDVGPKTGGNNITTGGNFQGGDNNRGFGRGNWGRGNGQGIGNRGPIGPMRNRGAGMGGRGIMGNGGNGFGQGMGGGPPLMHPQMMGQGFDPAFGGPMGRLGGYGGFPGAPGPPFSGLLPSFPPVGGVGLPGVAPHVNPAIFGRGMPMNGMGMMPGSGVEGPNMGMWSDNSMGGWGGEDHAPGRAGESSYGEEAVSEHPYGEVTHDRGGWPNLSKEKERGSERDWSGSSDRRYHDDREMAYDRNVPREKEISHDREWSERRPRDDRDSVRERDRDHDRDRERSRDRDRERDRDRERDRDRDRDRHKEDRDRYSDHYRYRDHDQEPDDVYERGRSSRTHSKLKLSQEDDHRSRSREADYGKRRRLTSE, encoded by the coding sequence ATGGATGACGGCGAGGGAGCGTACGGAGAGGTCGGTGATCAGGTGGATCACTTCCACCGGAACGAGGCCATCTCGGCCGTAGCTGACGAGGGGTTCTTGGGAGACGAGGACGACGACTACGAGGACCTCTATAATGATGTTAATGTCGGGGAGAATTTCCTGCAGTCGATGAGGAAGAATGAGGATGCGGGTCTCAGGATTGAGCCTGTGGAGGAGAGGAAGAATGAGCAGCCACTGCTGCCCCCTGCTGCGGATGCTCGGGCTCCTCCTCCCCGGAGCATCGCTGTGGGTGAGAGTAGTGTAGGTGGGGATTCTGGATATCCGATTGACGGGGTTAGAGGAGCTGCAGTGAAGGGACCGGGTGGATCAGGGCCAGTGATGGCAGGTGGTGGCGGAATGAGGGTCGAGTTAACTCAGCAGCGGCCGAATAAGGTTAATGAGATGGAGGAGCGGAGTGCAAATAATAGCATTCCCAGTGGCCTGCAGGGACTTGCACCTCAATCAAATGGCGTTGCTGGGGCGAACCCAGGAAATGTCGGGCCGGTTGGGGGCATGGGGAATGATGGTTTGCCCTCACAAAGTGGAATAAGGAACATGAATCCCGTAGGTGGAAATGGAGTGGTGAATGCCGGTGGCAGTAGTGGTGCTGTTGCTGTCTCCGGTTCTGGAGCTGGGGCTGGAGGAGGAGGTGGGACCATGTTGTTTGTTGGGGATTTACATTGGTGGACCACTGATGCCGAGCTGGAGGCTGAGCTCTGCAGGTATGGGCAGGTGAAGGAGGTGAAGTTTTTTGAAGAGAAAGCGAGTGGGAAATCAAAGGGTTACTGCCAGGTTGAGTTCTTCAATCCTGCAGCTGCAACCACCTGTAAAGAGGGAATGAATGGGCATGTGTTTAATGGAAAGCCATGTGTTGTGGCGTTCGCGTCCCCTTACAGCATCAAGAGGATGGGAGAAGCTCAAATGAATAGGAACCAGCAGATGTCTCAATCTGCGGTTGCTGGTCAGGGGAGGAGAGGGCCAAACGATGTGGGGCCCAAGACTGGTGGGAATAATATTACCACTGGTGGCAACTTTCAAGGGGGAGATAATAACCGAGGTTTTGGGAGAGGTAATTGGGGAAGAGGTAATGGACAAGGAATTGGGAATAGAGGTCCCATTGGTCCCATGAGGAACAGGGGCGCTGGCATGGGTGGAAGAGGTATAATGGGTAATGGTGGAAATGGATTTGGTCAAGGAATGGGCGGTGGCCCTCCTTTGATGCATCCCCAGATGATGGGTCAGGGATTCGACCCAGCTTTCGGTGGCCCTATGGGAAGGCTAGGTGGTTATGGGGGCTTCCCAGGTGCTCCCGGCCCTCCATTTTCTGGTTTATTGCCCTCGTTTCCACCTGTAGGGGGTGTTGGCTTGCCTGGGGTGGCTCCTCATGTGAATCCTGCGATCTTTGGGAGAGGGATGCCGATGAATGGAATGGGGATGATGCCCGGTTCTGGAGTTGAGGGCCCAAACATGGGGATGTGGTCTGATAATAGCATGGGTGGATGGGGAGGTGAGGATCACGCTCCTGGCAGAGCAGGGGAATCTAGTTATGGGGAGGAAGCGGTATCTGAGCATCCTTATGGTGAGGTCACTCATGATAGAGGAGGCTGGCCGAATTtgtcaaaagaaaaggaaagaggcTCAGAGAGAGACTGGTCGGGATCTTCTGATAGAAGGTACCACGATGACAGAGAAATGGCATATGACAGAAATGTCCctagagagaaagagattaGTCATGATCGTGAGTGGTCTGAGAGGAGGCCTCGTGATGACAGGGATAGTGTTAGGGAAAGGGATAGGGATCATGATCGAGATAGGGAACGATCACGTGATCGGGATCGTGAGCGAGACAGGGACCGTGAACGGGACAGAGATAGGGACCGGGATCGACACAAGGAGGATAGGGACAGATACTCCGATCATTATCGATACAGGGACCATGACCAAGAGCCTGATGATGTCTATGAAAGGGGACGGTCATCGAGGACTCACAGCAAGTTGAAGTTGTCCCAAGAGGATGATCATCGCTCGAGATCGAGGGAGGCTGATTATGGGAAGAGGCGACGCCTTACTTCGGAGTGA
- the LOC116213953 gene encoding nuclear transcription factor Y subunit B-3-like, whose amino-acid sequence MVDTDSESPPQGSRGGGENSGGAGDLSSPREQDRFLPIANVSRIMKKALPANAKISKDAKETVQECVSEFISFVTGEASDKCQREKRKTINGDDLLWAMTTLGFEDYVEPLKVYLHRFRELEGEKTGRDRDGGGGGGDGESVGGVAGSGTGGYGMVMMMGQAQQHQGHVYGSGVFHHQMGLGGPGSALTRPR is encoded by the coding sequence ATGGTGGACACGGACTCCGAGTCGCCGCCGCAAGGAAGCCGAGGCGGCGGGGAGAACTCTGGGGGGGCTGGGGACCTGTCGTCGCCGAGGGAGCAGGACCGGTTCCTGCCGATAGCGAACGTGAGCAGGATCATGAAGAAGGCGCTGCCGGCGAACGCGAAGATCTCCAAGGACGCGAAGGAGACGGTCCAGGAGTGCGTGTCGGAGTTCATCAGCTTCGTCACCGGCGAGGCCTCCGACAAGTGCCAGCGGGAGAAGCGGAAGACTATCAACGGGGACGACCTGCTGTGGGCCATGACGACGCTCGGGTTCGAGGACTACGTGGAGCCGCTGAAGGTGTACCTCCACCGCTTCAGGGAGCTCGAGGGGGAGAAGACGGGCCGCGACAGGGACGGCGGCGGGGGCGGAGGGGACGGGGAGAGTGTCGGCGGAGTGGCCGGGAGTGGCACTGGGGGTTACGggatggtgatgatgatgggCCAGGCCCAGCAGCATCAGGGACACGTGTACGGCTCGGGGGTTTTCCATCACCAGATGGGTCTTGGTGGGCCTGGCTCTGCCTTGACCCGGCCCAGATAA
- the LOC116213793 gene encoding uncharacterized protein LOC116213793, with amino-acid sequence MDDGEGAYGEVGDQVDHFHRNEAISAVADEGLLGDEDDDYEDLYNDVNVGENFLQSMRKNEDAGFRSEPVEERKNEQPLPPPAAVARAPPPGGIRMGESSVGGDSGYPNQGFRGAEVKGPSGTGPVMGGGGGMRVELTQQRPNKVNEMEERVANNSIPSGPQGFTPQSNGVAGANPGNVGPVGVMGNDALPSQSEVRNMNPVGGNGVVNAGSSSSAIAVVVSGSGAGAGGGGGTMLFVGDLHWWTTDTELEAELCKYGQVKEVKFFDEKASGKSKGYCQVEFFDPAAATACKEGMNGHVFNGKACVVAFASPYSIKRMGEAQMNRNQQMSQSAVAGQGRRGPNDVGPKTGGNNITTGGNFQGGDNSRGFGRGNWGRGNGQGIGNRGAIGPMRNRGAGMGGRGIMGNGGNGFSQGMGGGPPLMHPQMMGQGFDPAFGGPMGRLGGYGGFPGAPGPPFSGLLPSFPPVGGVGLPGVAPHVNPAIFGRGMPMNGMGMMPGSGVEGPNMGMWSDSNMGGWGGEDHVAGRGGESSYGEEAASEHQYGEVTHDRGGWLNSSKEKERGSERDWSGSSERRYHDDREMAYDRDVPREKEISHDREWSERRHRDDRDSVRERDRDHDRDRERSRDRDRERDRDRERDRDRDRDRHREDKDRYSDHYRYRDHDQEHDDDYERGRSSRTHSKSRLSQGDDHRSRSREADYGKRRRLTSE; translated from the coding sequence ATGGATGACGGTGAGGGAGCGTACGGCGAAGTCGGGGATCAGGTGGATCACTTCCACCGGAACGAGGCCATCTCGGCCGTAGCTGACGAGGGGTTATTGGGAGACGAGGACGACGACTACGAGGACCTCTATAATGATGTTAATGTTGGGGAGAATTTCCTGCAGTCGATGAGGAAGAATGAGGATGCAGGTTTCAGGAGTGAGCCTGTGGAGGAGAGGAAGAATGAGCAGCCCCTGCCGCCACCAGCTGCGGTTGCTCGGGCTCCTCCTCCCGGGGGCATCCGTATGGGTGAGAGTAGTGTCGGTGGGGATTCTGGGTATCCGAATCAGGGGTTTAGAGGAGCTGAGGTGAAGGGACCGAGTGGAACAGGGCCAGTGATGGGAGGTGGTGGCGGAATGAGGGTCGAGTTAACGCAGCAGCGGCCGAATAAGGTTAATGAGATGGAGGAGCGGGTTGCAAATAATAGCATTCCCAGTGGGCCGCAGGGATTTACACCTCAATCAAATGGTGTAGCTGGGGCGAACCCAGGAAATGTCGGACCGGTTGGGGTTATGGGGAACGATGCTTTGCCCTCACAAAGCGAAGTGAGGAACATGAATCCTGTAGGTGGAAATGGAGTTGTGAATGCCGGTAGCAGTAGCAGTGCCATTGCTGTTGTTGTCTCTGGTTCTGGAGCTGGGGCTGGAGGAGGAGGTGGGACCATGTTGTTTGTCGGGGATTTGCATTGGTGGACCACTGATACCGAGTTGGAGGCTGAGCTATGCAAGTATGGGCAGGTGAAGGAGGTGAAGTTTTTTGATGAGAAAGCGAGTGGGAAATCAAAGGGTTACTGCCAGGTTGAGTTCTTTGATCCTGCGGCTGCAACCGCCTGTAAAGAGGGAATGAATGGGCATGTGTTTAATGGAAAGGCATGTGTTGTGGCTTTCGCGTCCCCTTACAGCATCAAGAGGATGGGAGAAGCTCAAATGAATAGGAACCAGCAGATGTCCCAGTCTGCGGTTGCTGGTCAGGGGAGGAGAGGGCCAAACGATGTGGGTCCCAAGACTGGTGGGAATAATATTACCACTGGTGGCAACTTCCAGGGGGGAGATAATAGCCGAGGTTTTGGGAGAGGCAATTGGGGAAGAGGTAATGGACAAGGAATTGGGAATAGAGGTGCCATTGGTCCCATGAGGAACAGGGGTGCTGGCATGGGTGGAAGAGGTATAATGGGTAATGGTGGAAATGGATTTAGCCAAGGAATGGGCGGTGGCCCTCCTTTGATGCATCCCCAGATGATGGGTCAGGGATTCGACCCAGCTTTCGGTGGCCCTATGGGAAGGCTAGGTGGTTATGGGGGCTTCCCAGGTGCTCCTGGCCCTCCATTTTCTGGTTTATTGCCCTCGTTTCCACCTGTAGGGGGTGTTGGCTTGCCTGGGGTGGCTCCCCATGTGAATCCTGCGATTTTTGGGAGGGGGATGCCCATGAATGGAATGGGGATGATGCCCGGTTCTGGGGTTGAGGGGCCAAACATGGGGATGTGGTCTGATAGTAACATGGGTGGATGGGGAGGTGAGGATCATGTTGCTGGCAGAGGAGGGGAGTCTAGTTATGGGGAGGAAGCGGCTTCTGAGCATCAATATGGTGAGGTCACTCATGATAGAGGAGGCTGGCTGAATTcctcaaaagaaaaggaaagaggcTCAGAGAGAGACTGGTCGGGATCTTCCGAAAGAAGGTACCACGATGATAGAGAAATGGCATACGACAGAGATGTCCCTAGAGAGAAGGAGATTAGTCATGATCGTGAGTGGTCTGAGAGGAGGCATCGTGATGACAGGGATAGTGTTAGGGAAAGGGATAGGGATCATGATCGAGATAGGGAACGATCACGTGATCGGGATCGTGAGCGAGACAGGGACCGTGAACGGGACAGAGATAGGGACCGTGACCGACACAGGGAGGATAAGGACAGATACTCTGATCACTATCGATACAGGGACCATGACCAAGAGCATGATGATGACTATGAAAGGGGGCGGTCATCAAGGACTCACAGCAAGTCGAGGTTGTCCCAAGGGGATGATCATCGCTCGAGATCGAGGGAGGCTGATTATGGGAAGAGGCGACGCCTTACTTCGGAGTGA
- the LOC116213140 gene encoding putative pectate lyase 21, producing MSPYHVSVLVSILIFSVAVLLYTAEASSSARKFMQAPKLADKWNITRRQLEGSTTGQCRTGNPIDDCWRCDPEWESNRKILADCVIGFGRNAVGGRDGKIYTVTDPDDDPVNPTPGTLRYGATRDEPLWIIFDHDMVINLKQELLLNSYKTIDGRGRNIQISDGPCIAIQNVTNIIIHNVYIHDCVPAGNAPVRSSQEHVGMRGRSDGDGISIFAAREIWIDHCTLANCRDGLIDAVFGSTAITISNNYMLHHNEVMLMGHSDDFVQDKAMQVTIAFNFFGEGLIQRMPRCRHGYFHIVNNVYTGWEMYAIGGSANPTINSQGNVFIASDNEHLKEVTKRESAGSDEWKDWNWRSDRDLMLNGAYFTPSGQETASSYLKASSMVARPASLFATTNPTAGALDCQISEKC from the exons ATGTCACCTTACCATGTCTCCGTCCTGGTCTCCATCTTGATTTTCTCAGTTGCTGTGCTGCTATACACAGCCGAAGCATCGTCCTCGGCTCGTAAATTCATGCAAGCACCGAAACTCGCTGATAAATG GAACATCACGAGAAGACAACTCGAAGGGTCGACGACAGGGCAGTGCAGGACGGGGAACCCCATCGACGACTGTTGGAGGTGCGATCCCGAATGGGAATCGAACCGGAAAATCCTGGCAGACTGTGTGATCGGGTTTGGGCGGAACGCTGTGGGAGGCCGAGATGGGAAGATCTACACCGTCACTGATCCCGATGATGACCCTGTGAACCCCACCCCGGGCACTCTGAGGTATGGTGCCACAAGGGATGAACCTCTATGGATCATCTTCGACCATGACATGGTCATCAACCTTAAGCAGGAACTGCTCTTGAACTCGTACAAGACCATAGACGGAAGAGGGCGCAACATACAAATATCCGACGGGCCGTGCATCGCCATCCAGAATGTTACGAATATCATTATACATAATGTGTACATACATGATTGCGTTCCCGCGGGGAACGCCCCTGTTAGGAGCTCCCAGGAGCACGTGGGGATGCGGGGCAGATCCGATGGCGATGGTATATCTATATTTGCAGCCAGGGAGATCTGGATCGACCACTGCACCCTGGCAAACTGCCGAGATGGGCTCATTGACGCGGTGTTCGGGTCCACAGCCATCACGATCTCGAACAACTACATGCTGCACCACAACGAGGTCATGCTGATGGGTCACAGCGACGATTTCGTCCAGGACAAAGCCATGCAGGTGACCATCGCATTCAACTTCTTCGGGGAAGGCCTAATTCAGAGGATGCCTAG GTGCAGGCACGGGTACTTCCACATTGTAAATAATGTATATACTGGTTGGGAGATGTATGCAATAGGTGGAAGCGCGAATCCGACTATCAACAGCCAGGGGAACGTCTTCATTGCGTCGGATAACGAACATTTGAAAGAG GTGACTAAGAGGGAGAGCGCGGGATCTGACGAGTGGAAGGACTGGAACTGGAGATCGGACCGGGACCTGATGCTGAACGGTGCCTACTTTACACCATCAGGACAAGAAACTGCCTCGAGTTATCTCAAAGCGTCAAGCATGGTCGCAAGACCTGCTTCTCTCTTTGCGACTACTAACCCGACCGCTGGTGCTCTCGATTGTCAGATTAGCGAAAAATGCTGA